A single Phoenix dactylifera cultivar Barhee BC4 chromosome 1, palm_55x_up_171113_PBpolish2nd_filt_p, whole genome shotgun sequence DNA region contains:
- the LOC103700086 gene encoding RING-H2 finger protein ATL13-like — protein sequence MDLVLHERIKAGDFLSPVPLPLPYLPPPPPVAQSNLDNKISPSVLLIIVILAIIFFISGLLHLLVRYLLRPSNRDPEDMDNVTALQGRLQQLFHLHDAGVDQSFIDTLPVFLYKAIIGLKDPFDCAVCLCEFECDDKLRLLPKCSHAFHMECIDTWLLSHSTCPLCRGSLLPDFSPSNSCSPLVLVLESGSESSREIAPDRGEPGSHSHLGFLGEDDFRPSSNDASLKQGAAVEKEEVAVPVLENSEAKVVPVRLGKFRNADANGGEGEGSSSAGGNSNLDQRRCFSMGSYEYVMDEGSVLKVAIKPPKKRPTVKKPGQGLAMSECDCHSRREGFKAFEPSQSVETGGNGGGIASLNRRESFSISKIWLRAKRDRPVSEDCSRRALSFRLPLPRGASDESKMKSSTTSPITVSEFSVSGCEKSGSELDFDAELGSCNNSVGSRVDETPSFARRTLLWIVGRQNRVGNHLSYGSNPGVSVV from the coding sequence ATGGATTTGGTGTTGCATGAAAGGATCAAAGCCGGGGACTTTCTTTCTCCAGTCCCACTCCCATTGCCATACCTCCCACCACCACCTCCTGTTGCGCAGAGTAATTTAGATAACAAGATCAGTCCTAGCGTCCTTCTCATAATTGTCATCCTAGcaatcatcttcttcatctctgGGCTGCTCCACCTCCTGGTTAGATACCTCTTGAGACCCAGCAACAGGGACCCGGAGGACATGGACAATGTCACGGCCCTCCAAGGCCGGCTCCAGCAGCTGTTCCACCTCCATGATGCCGGGGTGGACCAGTCCTTCATCGATACCCTCCCTGTGTTCCTCTACAAGGCCATCATAGGCCTCAAGGACCCCTTCGACTGCGCCGTGTGTCTCTGCGAGTTCGAGTGCGACGACAAGCTAAGGCTGCTCCCGAAGTGCAGCCATGCCTTCCATATGGAGTGCATCGATACCTGGCTCTTGTCCCACTCTACGTGCCCTCTTTGTCGTGGGAGCCTCCTCCCCGACTTctcccccagcaacagttgcagCCCTCTAGTCCTTGTTCTCGAGTCCGGGAGTGAGAGCTCCAGGGAGATTGCTCCCGATAGAGGGGAGCCTGGGAGTCATTCCCACCTTGGTTTCCTCGGAGAAGATGACTTCAGGCCTTCGTCGAACGATGCGTCGCTGAAGCAGGGGGCAGCCGTGGAAAAGGAAGAGGTGGCTGTGCCTGTTTTGGAGAATTCGGAGGCGAAGGTGGTTCCGGTGAGGCTCGGAAAGTTTCGGAACGCGGATGCTAATGGTGGCGAGGGTGAAGGTAGTAGCAGCGCTGGTGGCAATAGCAATTTGGATCAAAGGAGGTGTTTTTCCATGGGGTCCTACGAGTATGTGATGGATGAGGGCTCTGTCCTTAAAGTGGCCATCAAGCCACCCAAGAAGAGGCCGACGGTCAAGAAGCCTGGGCAGGGGCTCGCGATGTCCGAATGCGATTGCCATTCGAGGAGAGAGGGGTTTAAAGCATTCGAACCGTCTCAGAGTGTTGAAACCGGTGGTAATGGAGGTGGTATTGCGAGTCTGAACAGAAGAGAGAGCTTCTCTATTTCGAAGATATGGCTGCGTGCGAAGAGAGATCGGCCCGTCAGCGAAGACTGTTCAAGGCGGGCTCTTTCATTCCGATTGCCGTTGCCTCGGGGCGCGAGTGATGAATCAAAGATGAAGAGCAGCACCACCAGCCCGATCACAGTATCGGAATTCAGTGTTTCAGGGTGCGAGAAGAGTGGGAGCGAATTGGATTTTGATGCGGAGTTGGGGAGCTGCAACAATAGCGTAGGGTCTCGCGTGGATGAAACACCTTCGTTCGCGAGGAGGACACTGCTTTGGATAGTGGGGAGACAGAACAGGGTGGGAAACCATCTCTCATATGGATCAAACCCAGGTGTTTCTGTTGTTTAG